One region of Euzebya rosea genomic DNA includes:
- a CDS encoding cell wall-binding repeat-containing protein yields the protein MTSYDDTWGAPRGEDRTHEGTDVLAPQMHEVLAAQAGEIIKARGEDCVADEPCSSYYLAVAGDDGRGYFYVHLNNDTPGRPDGCDGLGGVGSAFSPRLVQELRARGTLTGVRVAQGEHIGYIGSSGNATCGVDQLHFEIWNDHDWGSTGKVNPYSSLVAAEQAGRTTAQGAEVESGIIREAGADRIGTAVALSRSGHNSADHVVVAPSDDYIPALLAAPLAAIDHAPVLLVPPDGPVPEAVIEEIERLDAERVTIIGTVTPTVATDLGEATGTQPEIIDDADPITLSVAVAAAVRTAGGRRDAAVVTPLSAEAARGWPDALMGSTLAAYTFAPVLLTQRDSLSEAVVQTLDDTETVDVIGGTAVISEAVVDDLTAGGASVRRLAGPERLTTALAVTDVVLAEVDDASASVLHLATADNFPDALAAGPAMYAVGSVLLLMGAPSSSAAVLDWVSDNAVQIGAVHGIGGPAALPDAAVDAVTQRIAP from the coding sequence GTGACCAGCTATGACGACACCTGGGGTGCGCCCCGGGGCGAGGACCGGACCCACGAGGGCACCGACGTGCTCGCGCCACAGATGCATGAGGTCCTGGCGGCGCAAGCGGGTGAGATCATCAAGGCACGTGGCGAGGACTGCGTTGCGGACGAACCGTGCTCGTCGTACTACCTTGCGGTCGCCGGCGACGATGGACGCGGCTACTTCTACGTGCACCTGAACAACGACACACCGGGCCGGCCGGACGGATGTGACGGGCTGGGCGGAGTCGGCAGCGCGTTCAGCCCGAGGCTGGTCCAGGAGCTGCGGGCACGCGGGACGCTCACGGGTGTCCGTGTCGCGCAGGGCGAGCACATTGGCTACATCGGGTCCTCCGGCAACGCGACGTGCGGTGTCGACCAGCTGCACTTCGAGATCTGGAACGATCACGACTGGGGGTCGACGGGCAAGGTCAACCCGTATTCCTCGCTTGTGGCTGCGGAGCAGGCCGGCCGCACCACCGCTCAGGGCGCAGAGGTGGAGTCGGGGATCATCCGAGAGGCAGGCGCGGATCGGATCGGGACGGCGGTGGCGTTGTCACGCTCGGGGCACAACAGCGCCGATCACGTCGTCGTCGCGCCATCCGACGACTACATCCCGGCCCTCCTCGCCGCGCCACTCGCGGCGATCGACCACGCGCCGGTCCTGCTCGTTCCGCCGGATGGTCCCGTGCCCGAGGCGGTCATCGAGGAGATCGAGCGCTTGGACGCTGAGCGAGTCACGATCATCGGCACGGTGACCCCGACCGTCGCCACTGATCTGGGCGAGGCGACGGGAACGCAGCCGGAGATCATCGACGATGCCGATCCGATCACCCTGTCGGTTGCCGTCGCTGCGGCCGTCCGGACAGCGGGGGGCAGGCGCGACGCCGCGGTGGTCACGCCGCTGAGTGCCGAGGCGGCACGCGGATGGCCCGACGCGCTCATGGGCAGCACGCTGGCGGCCTACACCTTCGCCCCGGTCCTGCTGACCCAGCGTGACAGCTTGTCCGAAGCGGTCGTGCAGACGCTCGACGATACCGAGACCGTCGACGTGATCGGTGGTACGGCGGTTATCAGCGAGGCAGTCGTCGATGACCTCACCGCCGGCGGCGCATCGGTCCGACGACTCGCCGGACCGGAACGGTTGACGACGGCGCTGGCCGTCACCGACGTGGTTCTGGCTGAAGTGGACGACGCCTCCGCGTCCGTGCTGCACCTGGCGACCGCCGACAACTTCCCGGACGCGCTCGCCGCCGGCCCGGCGATGTACGCGGTCGGCTCGGTCCTGCTGCTCATGGGCGCGCCCTCGAGCTCTGCGGCGGTGCTGGACTGGGTCAGCGACAACGCGGTGCAGATAGGCGCCGTCCACGGGATCGGTGGTCCAGCAGCACTCCCCGACGCGGCCGTGGACGCCGTGACCCAACGTATCGCCCCCTGA
- a CDS encoding DUF3105 domain-containing protein, whose protein sequence is MTRRARIVVCIAMVLLAACSTPEAQDRTPSATAACAEPEFPQLQFGSHLLGDTPPPLPYSSTPPTSGWHASGAIPITIATLSEPQQVSVLEVGAVVVSHDGLSGPDQTALEQHVTDRYSTRVAVTPYPALGQKAVVFAAWGVMQRCDALDLAALDTFVDVYAAEDPDVPGTDATPRADGTENR, encoded by the coding sequence ATGACCCGTCGCGCACGGATCGTGGTCTGCATCGCGATGGTGCTGCTGGCGGCATGTTCAACGCCGGAGGCACAGGATCGAACCCCATCAGCCACGGCGGCGTGTGCGGAACCGGAGTTCCCGCAGTTGCAGTTCGGCAGCCATCTGCTGGGTGACACGCCTCCCCCGCTGCCCTACAGCTCCACACCGCCGACGTCCGGGTGGCATGCGTCGGGGGCGATCCCGATCACCATCGCAACGCTGAGTGAACCTCAGCAGGTCAGCGTGCTGGAGGTGGGTGCGGTCGTCGTCAGCCACGACGGTCTGTCCGGTCCGGATCAGACGGCGCTGGAGCAGCACGTGACCGATCGGTACTCCACACGGGTCGCGGTCACGCCCTATCCGGCGCTCGGCCAGAAGGCAGTCGTCTTTGCTGCATGGGGCGTGATGCAGCGATGCGATGCGCTGGACCTGGCGGCGCTCGACACGTTCGTCGACGTCTACGCGGCAGAGGACCCGGACGTCCCTGGGACGGACGCGACGCCACGTGCGGACGGGACCGAGAACCGATGA
- a CDS encoding heavy metal translocating P-type ATPase, translating into MRTTTTPDPVHRDPARHGLAPADLTVTHTPDHDGHGGHGGHGGHGDHAALFRDRFWFSLLLAIPVVAMSHNLQMWFGYSFPHFTFDELVSPVLGTLVFVYGGWPFLTGGIAEARERTPGMMLLISMAITVAFGSSMAASLGWFSVEVWWELSLLIVIMLLGHWLEMRAIGQARGALAALAELLPDDAERVSADGSTTRVAVADLRIADVVLVRPGGRIPVDGTIVSGTADIDESMLTGESNPVARGEGDRVVAGSVATDGALRLRVDAVGADTALAGIQRLVAEAELSRSRTQVLADRAAALLFYVALASGALTLLVWTMLGQPANALTRAVTVLIIACPHALGLAIPLVTSISTAKSARSGILVKDRLALEQMRTVDAVLFDKTGTLTRGAHTVAGVASTSGDDEEILALAAAVEADSEHPLARAIIAAAATQGLRAPTATGFRPLAGRGVRAEVAGATVAVGGPALLRELDVAIPEALAGQISRWERRGSAVLHVIRDGAIVGSLALEDEIRPESREAVAELQRLGITVGMITGDARQVAEAVADELGLTEVFAEVLPADKDAAVAALQARGHVVAMVGDGVNDAPALARADVGIAIGAGTDVAIESAGVVLASDDPRGVLGVRRLSAASYRKMIQNLWWAAGYNLLAIPLAAGVLAFAGFVLPMAVGATLMSLSTIVVAANAQLLRRIDLAPGGQR; encoded by the coding sequence ATGCGCACCACCACCACCCCCGATCCTGTCCACCGCGACCCGGCCCGCCACGGCCTCGCCCCCGCCGACCTGACCGTCACCCACACCCCCGACCACGACGGGCACGGCGGGCACGGCGGGCACGGTGGTCACGGCGACCACGCCGCGCTGTTCCGCGACCGCTTCTGGTTCTCCCTGCTGCTGGCGATCCCGGTCGTGGCCATGAGCCACAACCTCCAGATGTGGTTCGGCTACTCCTTCCCCCACTTCACCTTCGACGAGCTGGTCTCCCCCGTGCTCGGCACGCTGGTCTTCGTCTACGGCGGCTGGCCGTTCCTGACCGGTGGGATCGCCGAGGCCCGCGAGCGCACACCCGGGATGATGCTGCTGATCTCGATGGCGATCACCGTCGCGTTCGGCTCGAGCATGGCCGCGAGCCTCGGATGGTTCTCCGTCGAGGTCTGGTGGGAGCTGTCGCTCCTCATCGTCATCATGCTCCTCGGCCACTGGCTGGAGATGCGGGCGATCGGCCAGGCCCGCGGCGCGCTCGCCGCCCTCGCCGAGCTCCTCCCCGACGACGCCGAACGCGTGTCGGCGGACGGCAGCACCACCCGCGTCGCGGTCGCCGACCTGCGGATCGCCGACGTCGTCCTGGTCCGCCCCGGCGGTCGCATCCCCGTGGACGGCACCATCGTCTCCGGCACCGCCGACATCGACGAGTCGATGCTGACCGGTGAGTCCAACCCCGTCGCGCGCGGCGAGGGCGACCGCGTCGTGGCCGGCAGCGTCGCCACGGACGGCGCGCTCCGTCTGCGGGTCGACGCGGTCGGCGCCGACACGGCCCTGGCCGGCATCCAACGCCTGGTCGCGGAGGCGGAGCTGTCCCGCTCCAGGACCCAGGTCCTCGCCGACCGGGCCGCCGCGCTGCTCTTCTACGTCGCGCTGGCCAGCGGTGCCCTCACCCTGCTGGTCTGGACCATGCTCGGCCAGCCGGCCAACGCGCTCACACGGGCCGTCACGGTCCTGATCATCGCCTGCCCGCACGCGCTGGGCCTTGCCATCCCCCTGGTGACGTCGATCTCGACCGCCAAGTCCGCCCGCAGCGGCATCCTGGTCAAGGACCGGCTGGCGCTGGAGCAGATGCGCACCGTCGACGCGGTGCTGTTCGACAAGACCGGCACGCTGACGCGCGGCGCGCACACCGTGGCGGGCGTCGCATCGACCAGCGGTGACGACGAGGAGATCCTGGCCCTGGCCGCCGCGGTGGAGGCCGACAGCGAGCATCCCCTCGCCCGCGCCATCATCGCCGCGGCGGCCACGCAAGGCCTTCGCGCACCGACGGCAACCGGCTTCCGGCCGCTCGCCGGCCGAGGTGTCCGTGCCGAGGTCGCCGGGGCCACCGTCGCCGTCGGCGGGCCGGCGCTGCTGCGCGAGCTGGACGTCGCGATCCCCGAGGCGCTCGCCGGACAGATCAGCCGGTGGGAGCGACGCGGCTCCGCCGTGCTCCACGTCATCCGCGACGGCGCGATCGTCGGCAGCCTGGCCCTGGAGGACGAGATCCGTCCGGAGAGCCGCGAGGCGGTCGCCGAACTGCAGCGCCTCGGCATCACCGTCGGCATGATCACCGGCGACGCCCGACAGGTGGCCGAGGCGGTCGCCGACGAGCTGGGCCTCACCGAGGTCTTCGCCGAGGTGCTGCCTGCCGACAAGGACGCCGCAGTCGCGGCGCTCCAGGCCCGCGGCCATGTGGTGGCCATGGTCGGCGACGGCGTCAACGACGCACCCGCGCTGGCACGCGCCGACGTCGGCATCGCCATCGGTGCCGGCACCGACGTCGCCATCGAGTCCGCCGGCGTCGTACTGGCATCCGACGACCCGCGTGGGGTCCTGGGCGTGCGACGCCTGTCAGCGGCCAGCTACCGCAAGATGATCCAGAACCTGTGGTGGGCCGCCGGATACAACCTGCTCGCCATCCCGCTCGCCGCAGGCGTCCTTGCCTTCGCCGGGTTCGTCCTGCCGATGGCGGTCGGGGCGACGTTGATGAGCCTGTCCACCATCGTCGTGGCGGCCAACGCCCAGCTGCTTCGCCGCATCGACTTGGCCCCCGGCGGGCAGCGGTGA
- a CDS encoding heavy metal translocating P-type ATPase: MASTSHARSSHDTDESHRPHGGGPGDSAHDAQKGHDGGHGDHARMFLDRLLLSTVLTVPILVFAEPVQSLLGYTAPTFAGSSALAPVLGTIVYLYGGQPFLTGGLAEARRRQPGMMLLITLAISVAYLASMAQWVGLFDRAIWWELALLIDIMLLGHFVEMRAVGQARGALAALAELLPDDAELVTDDGSTRTVSAAELTPGDVVLVRPGGRIPADGTIRDGSADIDESMITGESNPVSRGEGDRVVAGTVVAESAIEVTVEATGEDTTLAGIQKMVADAQSSRSRTQVLADRAAAMLFYVALAAAVITATAWLIAGDSNQALDRTVAVLVIACPHALGLAIPLVTAISTSRSAKAGVLVKDRMALEAMRDVDTVLFDKTGTLTRGAHVVTEIHPAHGIDPDDLLATAAAVERSSEHPLARAIVTHADEQGLIIPDANDFASMTGRGVTATVAGAEVAVGGPSLLRQRGLSPPPGLEQRTRGAAANGAAILHVVRDGEIIGAIATADEIRPESRAAVEALQDAGVEVVMITGDARQVADAVGDELGLDRVFSEVLPEDKEQKVRQLQDDGKRVAMVGDGVNDAPALARADVGIAIGAGTDVAIESAGLVLASDDPRGVVGIRELSAATYRKMIQNLWWAAGYNLAAIPLAAGILAPIGFVLPIAIGAIFMSVSTVIVALNAQLLRRAPITNL; encoded by the coding sequence ATGGCATCGACATCTCACGCGCGGTCCAGCCACGACACCGACGAATCGCACCGGCCACATGGCGGCGGCCCGGGCGACTCTGCCCACGACGCCCAGAAGGGCCACGACGGCGGACACGGTGACCATGCCCGAATGTTCCTCGACCGGCTGCTGCTGTCGACGGTCTTGACCGTTCCGATCCTCGTCTTCGCTGAACCCGTCCAGTCGCTGCTGGGCTACACGGCCCCCACCTTCGCCGGATCGTCGGCCCTAGCGCCCGTCCTCGGCACGATCGTCTACTTGTACGGAGGCCAACCGTTCCTCACCGGAGGTCTCGCAGAGGCCCGGCGGCGACAACCCGGGATGATGCTGCTGATCACCCTCGCGATCTCCGTCGCCTATCTGGCCTCGATGGCGCAGTGGGTGGGCCTGTTCGACCGCGCCATCTGGTGGGAGCTGGCGCTCCTGATCGACATCATGCTCCTTGGTCATTTCGTGGAGATGCGCGCCGTCGGTCAGGCCCGGGGCGCCCTCGCAGCGTTGGCCGAGCTGCTCCCTGACGATGCCGAGCTCGTCACTGACGACGGATCCACACGCACTGTCAGCGCCGCCGAGCTGACCCCTGGCGATGTCGTCCTGGTCCGGCCCGGCGGTCGGATCCCCGCTGACGGAACGATCCGAGATGGCAGCGCCGACATAGACGAGTCCATGATCACCGGCGAGTCCAACCCCGTCAGTCGCGGGGAGGGCGACCGGGTCGTCGCGGGCACCGTCGTGGCGGAATCAGCCATCGAGGTCACGGTGGAGGCGACCGGTGAGGACACCACGCTTGCCGGCATCCAGAAGATGGTCGCCGACGCACAGTCGTCGCGGTCACGCACCCAGGTGCTCGCCGACCGTGCCGCGGCGATGCTCTTCTATGTCGCGTTGGCCGCGGCCGTCATCACCGCCACGGCGTGGCTGATCGCCGGCGACTCCAACCAGGCGCTGGATCGGACCGTCGCCGTCCTCGTGATCGCGTGCCCCCACGCGCTGGGGTTGGCGATCCCGTTGGTGACCGCCATCTCCACGTCGCGGTCGGCCAAGGCCGGTGTACTCGTGAAGGACCGCATGGCGCTGGAGGCCATGCGTGACGTCGACACGGTGTTGTTCGACAAGACCGGGACACTGACCCGAGGTGCCCACGTGGTGACCGAGATCCATCCAGCCCACGGGATCGACCCCGACGATCTCCTGGCAACCGCCGCCGCAGTCGAGCGATCATCGGAACATCCCCTCGCCCGTGCGATCGTGACCCATGCCGACGAGCAGGGACTGATCATCCCGGACGCGAACGACTTCGCCTCGATGACCGGCCGTGGAGTCACTGCCACCGTCGCTGGTGCCGAGGTTGCCGTCGGCGGGCCGAGCCTGCTCCGGCAGCGCGGCCTCAGCCCGCCACCTGGACTCGAACAACGCACCCGGGGCGCAGCTGCGAATGGCGCTGCGATTCTGCACGTCGTGCGCGACGGCGAGATCATCGGCGCGATCGCAACGGCAGACGAAATCCGACCCGAATCACGCGCGGCAGTCGAGGCGCTGCAGGACGCCGGTGTCGAAGTGGTGATGATCACCGGGGACGCCCGGCAGGTTGCCGACGCGGTCGGCGACGAACTCGGACTGGATCGCGTATTCTCCGAAGTGCTGCCCGAGGACAAGGAGCAGAAAGTCCGTCAACTGCAGGACGACGGCAAGCGCGTCGCGATGGTCGGCGACGGCGTGAACGACGCCCCGGCCCTGGCGCGGGCAGATGTCGGCATCGCCATCGGCGCCGGCACCGACGTCGCCATCGAATCCGCCGGACTCGTCCTCGCATCAGACGACCCCCGTGGCGTGGTCGGAATTCGTGAGCTCTCAGCCGCGACCTACCGCAAGATGATCCAGAACCTGTGGTGGGCTGCCGGCTACAACTTGGCCGCCATACCACTCGCCGCAGGCATCCTGGCCCCGATCGGCTTCGTGCTTCCGATTGCGATCGGCGCGATCTTCATGAGCGTTTCGACCGTCATCGTCGCTCTCAATGCCCAACTGCTGCGCAGGGCACCCATCACCAACCTGTGA
- a CDS encoding carboxymuconolactone decarboxylase family protein, whose amino-acid sequence MSTVPTTAARFARHSSATTSGGVAERLAQMESRSGPVGAMVSTMAGSPSTLVGYHELSRAMGRSRLPRTLTERISLAVQSNLDCALCLAAHTDAARGLGIDEAEIALAKQGTSADPRLAQVVAFGWQVHVDPASTTDDDVARLRALGLTDRDILDIVALVALNVLTGSFNLVAGLEPLN is encoded by the coding sequence ATGTCCACCGTCCCCACCACCGCCGCCCGCTTCGCCCGCCACTCCTCCGCCACCACCAGTGGAGGCGTGGCGGAGCGCCTGGCCCAGATGGAGTCCCGCAGCGGCCCCGTGGGGGCGATGGTGTCCACCATGGCCGGGTCCCCGTCGACTCTGGTCGGCTACCACGAGCTCTCCCGCGCGATGGGCCGCAGCCGCCTGCCCCGCACGCTCACCGAACGAATCTCGCTGGCGGTGCAGTCCAACCTCGACTGCGCGCTGTGCCTCGCCGCCCACACCGACGCCGCGCGTGGCCTTGGGATCGACGAGGCCGAGATCGCACTGGCGAAGCAGGGAACCTCTGCAGACCCCCGGCTCGCGCAGGTCGTCGCCTTCGGCTGGCAGGTCCACGTCGACCCGGCCTCGACCACCGACGACGACGTCGCCCGGCTCCGTGCGCTGGGGCTGACCGACCGCGACATCCTCGACATCGTCGCCTTGGTCGCACTGAACGTGCTCACCGGATCGTTCAACCTGGTGGCCGGGCTCGAGCCGTTGAACTGA
- a CDS encoding class I SAM-dependent methyltransferase, translating to MRRLITGLEQLLRNSPLWVPLRNLTRYVLGLLARTGLNQGESAIIDQSHDYWTREALDAPNMFHWRGEEGIGDDAFDRMGARNAARFQRFATAIDFPTSDLTVLEWGCGGGTNLRALAPHASTLYGVDVSPESLDEAERELAEVGPAFTPVLTTVADPEAALSAVAAPLDLFLCVNVMELIPSPEYGERILQIARQMLRPGGMALIQIRYRTGRVRTRPMRAFYRLDPAAVTTYGIDEFWTLCQANGLTPHLLTLEPAEEVIGDRYAYYALTATDRPMGRTGASS from the coding sequence ATGAGGCGCCTCATCACCGGCCTGGAGCAGCTGTTGCGCAACAGCCCCCTGTGGGTGCCACTGCGCAACCTGACCCGCTACGTCCTGGGACTGCTTGCCCGCACCGGGCTGAACCAGGGTGAGTCCGCCATCATCGATCAGTCGCACGACTACTGGACCCGCGAAGCGCTGGATGCGCCGAACATGTTCCACTGGCGCGGCGAAGAGGGCATCGGCGATGACGCCTTCGACCGGATGGGCGCTCGCAACGCAGCGCGCTTCCAGCGCTTCGCCACTGCGATCGATTTCCCCACGAGCGACCTGACGGTCCTCGAGTGGGGCTGTGGTGGCGGCACCAACCTGCGGGCGCTCGCCCCACACGCCTCGACGCTCTACGGCGTCGACGTCAGCCCGGAATCCCTCGACGAAGCCGAGCGTGAGCTGGCCGAGGTCGGCCCGGCCTTCACCCCGGTCCTGACCACCGTGGCCGACCCCGAGGCAGCCCTCAGCGCCGTAGCCGCCCCACTCGACCTGTTCCTGTGCGTCAACGTCATGGAGCTCATCCCGAGCCCCGAGTACGGCGAGCGCATCCTGCAGATCGCACGGCAGATGCTTCGACCCGGCGGTATGGCGCTGATCCAGATCCGCTACAGGACCGGTCGCGTCCGGACTCGCCCGATGCGCGCCTTCTACCGTCTGGATCCCGCAGCCGTCACCACATACGGCATCGACGAGTTCTGGACCCTGTGCCAGGCGAACGGCCTGACCCCGCACCTGTTGACCCTCGAACCCGCCGAGGAGGTCATCGGCGACCGCTACGCCTACTACGCGCTCACCGCCACCGACCGACCGATGGGCCGAACGGGGGCATCGTCGTGA
- a CDS encoding SAM-dependent methyltransferase, with amino-acid sequence MEDGLLTTVVGAARIVGVRVCHLLFERGQADTSATAARGSAGEAVGRRPYHPSGWFFVRRAFRGLRVRPDDVFIDLGSGMGRVVCQVARQFRFQRVLGVEIDPALAAVAEENVRRLGTARRAGQIELVTADLRTHPVPDDVTFVYLFNPFGPDILSAVLDSLRESILRTPREVTIIYANPKYEQVIVDAGGFRRVRTSNGWPGRDDTRIAIFRHELQ; translated from the coding sequence ATGGAGGACGGGTTGCTCACGACCGTCGTTGGCGCCGCCCGGATCGTGGGAGTGCGGGTGTGCCACCTGCTCTTCGAACGTGGGCAGGCCGATACCTCAGCCACCGCCGCGAGAGGGTCCGCTGGGGAGGCGGTTGGCCGTCGGCCCTATCATCCATCGGGGTGGTTCTTCGTCCGGCGGGCCTTTCGGGGACTTCGGGTCCGTCCCGACGACGTCTTCATCGACCTGGGTTCCGGGATGGGCCGTGTCGTCTGCCAGGTGGCACGGCAGTTTCGGTTCCAGCGCGTGCTGGGTGTGGAGATCGATCCCGCGCTGGCCGCGGTCGCGGAGGAGAACGTCCGACGCCTGGGTACGGCCCGTCGGGCGGGGCAGATCGAGCTGGTGACGGCAGACCTGCGGACCCATCCCGTCCCCGACGACGTCACGTTCGTGTACCTGTTCAACCCATTCGGACCCGACATCCTGTCTGCGGTGCTCGACAGCCTCAGGGAGTCCATCCTCCGCACCCCGCGCGAGGTCACCATCATCTACGCCAATCCGAAGTACGAACAGGTCATCGTCGACGCCGGCGGATTTCGTCGGGTTCGAACATCCAATGGGTGGCCCGGCCGCGACGACACCAGGATCGCCATCTTCCGCCACGAACTCCAGTAG
- a CDS encoding cupredoxin domain-containing protein has translation MPTTHHRLLRAALAVLALLTTACSTAPPGDDDSAATRTIEVTMRDIAFEPNTVTVADGETVRLQFTNEGTITHDAFAGDEAAQDAHEEEMAEMADMDHGTDDSDAEGVTVQPGEDAELLVTGGPDGTLIGCHQPGHYASGMVITIQPT, from the coding sequence ATGCCCACCACCCACCACCGCCTCCTCCGGGCGGCCCTCGCCGTCCTCGCCCTCCTCACCACCGCATGCAGCACCGCACCTCCAGGCGATGACGACTCCGCAGCAACCCGAACCATCGAAGTGACGATGCGCGACATCGCCTTCGAACCGAACACCGTCACCGTGGCCGACGGTGAGACCGTCCGCCTGCAGTTCACCAACGAGGGCACCATCACCCACGACGCGTTCGCCGGGGACGAAGCCGCCCAGGACGCCCACGAGGAGGAAATGGCCGAGATGGCCGACATGGACCACGGGACGGACGACTCCGACGCCGAAGGTGTGACCGTCCAGCCCGGCGAGGACGCCGAACTGCTCGTGACCGGCGGCCCCGACGGCACCCTCATCGGCTGCCACCAGCCCGGCCACTACGCCTCCGGGATGGTGATCACCATCCAGCCGACCTGA
- a CDS encoding copper resistance CopC/CopD family protein has protein sequence MVTAVAVLVLTGLSVLLAAPAMAHARLVATQPAAGETLAEAPDQVLLTYSEPVEESFSDVQVFDPAGTRVDARAARIEGPEIVVPMMPIADGGTYTVLFRVIGVDGHPVESRLTFTVEPVAQLAGTPAPEPSESTPADATTEVETAVPTGPTDPPALPSPGAEDATDEELAVLPTLDPTTLGESPAVDPQSIELEDAGPGTDVGLLMFRILDYVALVVIAAGLVGRLWLFTDERPGVAGRHRLMERVTASGGVALAVAAVMVFLFGLSSAAAEPLPAALGGELVGRFAGTRFGRLVLIQAAIGLGIAMLSASRMGRRGPWAAAALGVTAAALPGVWGHAGTTSPVPVAIVSDWTHVVAAAVWVGGLAVTLGVVGRGARDMSGGLEPVIRFSRLAGVAVWAVLTSGVVTALLHIGELSQLAGTDYGRLVIAKTALFGGIAGLGLLNRTRAIPELRRAVQRGASSAAGGRMLWRLGLTELAVMVVALGVAGGLASSIPAEAEAAARVEFIAAQLTDEATVNLTIDPAQPGSNVLHLYILGANGQPRPVDGARLSLTGAADLPVDLFVSGPGHYTVLDQTIPSAGDYLMAVEVDLDGELRRATATVTIR, from the coding sequence GTGGTCACTGCCGTTGCGGTGTTGGTGCTGACCGGGCTGTCCGTGCTGTTGGCGGCACCGGCGATGGCTCACGCGCGGCTGGTCGCCACCCAGCCGGCTGCCGGGGAAACGCTCGCGGAGGCTCCCGATCAGGTCCTGCTGACGTACAGCGAACCGGTCGAGGAGTCCTTCTCCGACGTCCAGGTCTTCGATCCCGCAGGCACCCGGGTCGATGCGCGCGCGGCCCGGATCGAGGGGCCGGAAATCGTCGTACCCATGATGCCGATCGCCGACGGTGGCACGTATACGGTGCTCTTCCGCGTGATCGGGGTGGACGGGCACCCGGTGGAGTCCCGTCTCACGTTCACCGTCGAACCAGTCGCGCAACTGGCGGGAACACCTGCCCCCGAACCAAGCGAGTCGACGCCCGCGGATGCCACGACGGAGGTCGAGACCGCTGTTCCCACGGGGCCGACAGACCCGCCGGCGTTGCCGTCGCCGGGGGCGGAGGACGCGACAGACGAAGAGCTTGCGGTCCTCCCGACGCTCGACCCGACGACGCTTGGCGAGAGTCCGGCTGTGGACCCGCAGAGCATCGAGCTCGAGGATGCCGGCCCCGGGACCGACGTCGGCCTCCTGATGTTCCGGATCCTGGACTACGTCGCGCTCGTCGTGATCGCAGCCGGGCTCGTGGGCAGGCTGTGGCTGTTCACTGACGAAAGACCGGGGGTTGCCGGTCGTCACAGGCTCATGGAACGCGTGACAGCCTCAGGTGGCGTTGCGCTCGCCGTGGCCGCGGTGATGGTGTTCCTGTTCGGGTTGTCCTCGGCTGCTGCCGAACCGCTGCCGGCCGCCCTGGGTGGCGAACTCGTCGGGCGTTTCGCAGGCACGCGGTTCGGGCGTCTGGTGCTCATCCAAGCGGCGATCGGTCTGGGGATCGCGATGCTGTCCGCCTCGCGGATGGGTCGTCGTGGGCCGTGGGCGGCTGCCGCGTTGGGCGTAACGGCTGCGGCGCTGCCGGGCGTGTGGGGCCATGCAGGAACCACCAGTCCCGTTCCGGTCGCCATCGTTAGCGACTGGACGCACGTCGTCGCCGCTGCCGTGTGGGTCGGCGGCCTTGCGGTGACCCTCGGCGTCGTCGGTCGCGGCGCTCGTGACATGAGCGGTGGGTTGGAGCCGGTGATTCGGTTCAGTCGGCTGGCCGGCGTCGCGGTGTGGGCGGTGTTGACGAGCGGGGTGGTCACCGCGCTGCTGCACATCGGCGAGCTGTCGCAGCTGGCCGGCACCGACTACGGCCGCCTGGTCATCGCCAAGACGGCGCTGTTCGGTGGGATCGCCGGACTTGGGTTGCTGAACCGGACGCGGGCCATTCCCGAACTGAGGCGGGCGGTCCAACGGGGAGCAAGCTCGGCGGCCGGCGGACGGATGCTCTGGCGGTTGGGACTCACGGAGCTCGCGGTGATGGTTGTGGCGCTTGGTGTGGCCGGCGGACTGGCGTCCAGCATCCCCGCCGAGGCCGAGGCAGCGGCGCGCGTGGAGTTCATCGCCGCACAGCTGACCGACGAGGCCACCGTCAACCTCACGATCGACCCGGCCCAGCCCGGCAGCAACGTCCTGCATCTGTACATCTTGGGTGCCAACGGTCAGCCTCGCCCGGTCGACGGTGCCCGACTCAGTCTGACCGGTGCCGCCGACCTACCCGTCGATCTCTTCGTCTCCGGGCCGGGCCACTACACGGTCCTCGATCAGACCATCCCCAGCGCCGGGGACTACCTCATGGCGGTCGAGGTCGACCTGGACGGCGAACTCCGGCGTGCAACGGCGACAGTGACCATCCGATGA